The proteins below come from a single Serpentinimonas raichei genomic window:
- a CDS encoding restriction endonuclease subunit S, protein MKSESLKPGWRWVKFGDVVRLSKARSQDPLADGIERYVGLEHLEPGDLRIRSWGNVADGVTFTSVFQPGQVLFGKRRAYQRKVAVADFSGVCSGDIYVLETKDAQVLLPELLPFICQTDAFFEHAVGTSAGSLSPRTNWTSLADFEFMLPPMDEQHRLVKLLTSIEGCLASLSEADLATTALENSRIEDALASVPADRVITVDKLVPLGPKNGLSPKANADERGYPTLSIGAVRDGRIVAEGNTKYAEISDAEAAAFELKANDVLVVRGNGNKLLTGRCGLVDVVPKGCFYPDLLIRLKFDEKIIRPEFAVLQWNSQSTHNRLISRAKSTNGIWKINGADIRQHALKVPEVEEQDDLLAEMRAIRSARKNISTRKTAAQNLKLHALRSIENGGGNGI, encoded by the coding sequence ATGAAGAGTGAATCTCTGAAACCTGGCTGGCGTTGGGTGAAATTCGGCGACGTGGTGCGCCTCTCGAAAGCCCGCAGCCAAGATCCGTTGGCCGATGGCATTGAACGCTACGTCGGTCTGGAACACCTCGAACCCGGTGATTTGCGCATCCGCAGTTGGGGCAACGTCGCTGACGGCGTAACCTTCACCAGCGTGTTTCAACCTGGGCAGGTGCTGTTCGGCAAGCGACGCGCTTACCAGCGCAAGGTGGCTGTGGCAGATTTCTCTGGAGTGTGTTCCGGCGACATCTACGTGCTGGAGACCAAGGATGCGCAGGTCTTACTGCCGGAGTTACTGCCCTTCATTTGCCAGACCGATGCTTTCTTCGAGCACGCTGTGGGTACGTCGGCGGGCTCCTTGAGCCCCCGCACGAACTGGACGAGTTTGGCGGACTTTGAGTTCATGCTCCCGCCGATGGATGAGCAGCATCGGCTCGTCAAACTTCTCACCTCCATTGAAGGCTGCTTGGCTTCGCTTTCGGAAGCTGACCTAGCGACAACAGCACTAGAAAACTCACGAATTGAAGACGCGCTTGCTTCAGTACCGGCTGATCGTGTCATCACGGTCGACAAACTCGTTCCACTCGGACCAAAGAACGGTCTATCCCCGAAAGCAAATGCTGACGAACGTGGATATCCAACCCTCAGCATCGGCGCCGTGCGGGATGGACGTATTGTTGCCGAAGGCAATACAAAGTACGCCGAGATATCCGATGCTGAAGCTGCTGCGTTTGAACTGAAGGCAAACGACGTACTTGTTGTTCGTGGAAATGGCAACAAGCTACTCACCGGCAGATGCGGCCTTGTCGATGTCGTGCCAAAGGGGTGTTTCTATCCAGATCTGCTGATTCGACTCAAGTTTGACGAGAAGATCATCAGGCCGGAGTTTGCGGTATTGCAGTGGAACAGCCAGAGCACTCATAACCGTCTGATCTCGCGCGCCAAATCCACAAACGGAATCTGGAAAATAAACGGTGCTGACATTCGCCAACACGCACTCAAAGTGCCGGAAGTAGAAGAACAGGATGATCTGCTGGCAGAGATGAGAGCAATTCGATCAGCTCGAAAGAACATTTCTACTCGCAAGACGGCTGCACAGAACCTGAAACTGCATGCGCTTAGGTCGATTGAGAATGGGGGCGGAAATGGCATTTAA